The following DNA comes from Gammaproteobacteria bacterium.
CTGGGATGTCGCCCTCGACGGCTGCTTCAGTGACGCGCGCCCGCATATATTCCGGAATCCCCCCCCCGGACTGGATTCTGCGCGATGAGCTACTGGCTGCTCAAATCCGAACCCGACGTATTCTCCATCGCCGACCTGGCGCGGCGGCCCGGACGCACCGAGCATTGGGATGGCGTGCGCAACTTCCAGGCGCGCAACTACCTGCGGGACGGCATGCGGTGTGGCGATCTTGCCTTCTTTTACCATTCCAGCTGCGCCGTTCCCGGCATCGCTGGCATCGTCGAGATCGTGCGCGCAGGCTATCCCGACTTCACCGCACTCGATCCCGGCCATCCTCATCACGATCCGGCGTCAACGCCCGACAAACCACGCTGGTACATGGTGGATGTCCGCCTGCAACGCAGCTTCAAACATGTCATCAGCCTGCAGAAACTGAAGGCGTGCCCGGCACTGGCGGGGATGCGGCTGCTGGCGCGCGGCAACCGCCTCTCGGTCATGCCGGTGACGGCGGCGGAATGGTCCGCGATCCTTGCTCTCGAATAATCACCGCGACGGATATCTGCGGGTGCGCCGCATTCGTCGGCAGAAGCTCCCGCGGTACGATGGAGAGGGCGTTTTTGACTGACGATCAAACGTTTTGAGTTCCGCCGCACATCGATGCACGGCGCGCGACATGTAGACTTCGACGCCGCGTTTCATGCAGCGATGGTCATCATCGAACGATCGCATGCGGTGGCGCCCGCGCGGCGCTGAAAAAAATATTCGGCGCGGGCTCAAGAATAATTCACGATCGTCGATACACACAGTCGAAAGCAAAATTTTGCACAAGACACTAGCATTATGTGCAAAGATGTTTATACTACACTTGCGTTTAACACTTGGAGGATTGTCAATGGCCACTAAGAAAGCAGCAGCCAAGAAGAAAACGGTAACGAAGAAGAAGGCAGTAGCGAAGAAGAAATCAATGACCAAGAAGAAGGCCGCCCCGAAGAAGAAGGCAGCGGCCAAGAAGAAAGCGGCCCCCAAGAAGAGAAAGGCGGCCGCCAAGAAGAAGTAAGTAACACCAGGTCAGGCACGGGCTCACGAGTACGGGGCCCGTGCCACCTGAGAAGGCAAAAAGGCCCGTTTTTACGGGCCTTTTTGCTTATTTCGATTTGTGTTTTCCGATCCGTCCCGCGCCGTTCAGTACCCCTGCAGAAACAGCTTGTACACCGGGTTGGCGCTCTCCTCCCAGTACTCATATCCGAGGTTATCCAGGAACGATTGCAACTCGGACTTGTCGCGCGCCGGCACCTGCACGCCGACCAGCACGCGCCCGTAGGCGGCGCCGTGATTACGATAATGGAACAGGCTGATGTTCCAGCGCCGACCGATACAGCTCAGGAACTCCAGCAGGGCGCCCGGCCGCTCCGGGAACTCGAACCGGTAAAGCACCTCATCCCGCAAACCCTGAGCGCGCCCGCCGACCATGTAGCGGACGTGGAGCTTGGCCATCTCGTTGTCAGTCATGTCCGTTACCGGATAGCCCCGATCGCGCAGCAAACGGATGATCGTCTCCCGACCTTCGCCTCCGCGCGCCACCTCGATGCCGGCGAACACATGGGCCTGTCCGGCGTCGGCGTAGCGGTAGTTGAATTCGGTGATGTTGCGCCGTCCGATCACGCGACAGAAATTCAGGAAGCTTCCCGGCTGCTCCGGAATCGTCACCGCGAGCAGCGCCTCGCGCCGCTCACCCACATCGGCACGCTCGGACACATGCCGCAGACGGTCGAAATTGATGTTGGCGCCGCTGTCGATCGCGACCAGGCACTGACTGCTTAGTGCTTCACGCTCAACGTATTTTTTCAATCCGGCGACGGCCAGCGCCCCGGCTGGCTCGGCGATGGAACGGGTGTCGTCGAAGATGTCCTTGATCGCCGCGCAGATCTCGTCTGTGGATACCAGGAGAATCTCGTCGACGCATTTGCGGGCGATGCGGAAGGGTTCCTTGCCGACCTGGCGCACCGCCACCCCGTCCGCGAAGATGCCCACCTGGGGCAGCCGCACGCGACGCCCCTGCGCGAGCGCATGATGCATCGACGGCGCGTCCTCCGGTTCCACGCCGATCACCCTGATGCGCGGATAGAGCGTCTTCACGCAGGCGGCGACGCCAGCGATCAGGCCGCCGCCGCCGACGGGAACGAAGATGGCGTGAATACGTTCGGGATCATGCCGCAGGATCTCCAGCGCGACGGTGCCCTGTCCGGCGATCACGTCCACATCATCATAGGGGTGGATGAAGGTCAGACCCTGGGCGGCGGCGAGATCGTAGGCGTGGGCGCAGGCCTCGTCATAGGTGTCACCGTGCAGCACGATGCGTGCGCCGAACGCGCGTACGGCATCGACCTTGATGCCGGGTGTCGTGGCGGGCATCACGATCAGGGCCTTCATGCCGAGGCGGTTCGCGGCCAGGGCGACGCCCTGCGCGTGATTGCCCGCCGATGCGGCGATCACCCCGCCGGCGTGTCCGCCAGCGGCGAGCTTGCTGAGCTTGTTATAGGCGCCGCGCAACTTGAACGAGAACACCGGCTGCAGATCCTCGCGCTTCAGCAGCACGGAATTGTTCGTCCGCTTGGACAGCGACGGCATCGGGTCGAGGGGAGTTTCGCGGGCAACGTCATAGACCCGCGCCTTCAAAATCCGGGTGAGGTAGTCTTTCGGCATCGGCATAAAGTATCAATTAAGGCTCTTCCTGCCTAGCTCCACGCCGCGCACCGCCCATGACATCGCCGGTGCGTACCGGTATGATCTGGAAAACACACCCACAGGGAGCAACTGTCATGACGCGCGATGAACAGAAGAAACAGGCCGCCGAGGCCGCCCTCGACTACGTCGAGGCGGGCGCCGTGGTCGGCGTCGGAACCGGGTCCACCGCGAACTTCTTCATCGACGCGCTCGCCCGCATCAAGCACAGGATCGAGGGCACGGTGGCGAGTTCCGAGGCATCGGCCACGCGGCTCAAGGGACATGGCATCCCGGTCTTCGATCTGAACTCGGTCGGGGACCTGCCGGTCTACGTCGACGGCGCCGACGAGAGCAACCAGTACCTCCAGCTCATCAAGGGCGGCGGTGGCGCGCTGACGCGCGAGAAGATCGTTGCGGCCGCCAGCCGCAAGTTTGTGTGCGTGGCGGACGACTCCAAACTGGTCGACGTGCTGGGCAAATTTCCGTTGCCGATCGAGGTGATACCGATGGCGCGCAGCTATGTCGCACGGGAAATCGTCAAGCTGGGTGGTCGCCCGGTGCTGCGCGACAAATTCGTCACCGACAATGGCAACGTCATCCTCGACGTGCACGGCCTGCAGATCCTGGACGCCGGCAAGCTCGAGGGCGAGCTCAACAACCTCACCGGGGTGGTCACCAACGGGCTGTTCGCGCGCCGGCCGGCCGACGTGCTGCTGCTCGGCACTCCGGCCGGCGTACGCACGCTCAACTGAACGGCGGCGCTCCCGGGGACGCGGCATGGCGCGTCTTCTGATCACCCTGGGCATCGTGCTGGTCGTGCTCGGCGTGGCATGGCCGTGGCTGCAGAAGAGCGGTCTTGGCCGCCTGCCAGGCGATCTTGCCGTCGAACGCGAAAACTTCCGCTTCTACTTTCCGCTCACGACCTCGATCATCGTCAGTCTGCTGCTGAGCCTGCTGTTCTGGCTGTGGCGCGGGAAATAGCCGGATCGGGAACTAGAGCAGTACGCGCTCGATACCGCCGCTGCGCGCCTTTTCGATGAAGGCCTGCTGCCAACCCTCACCGAGCAGATGCCGGGCCAGTTCCACCACGATGTAATCGGTATCGAGCCCGGTATCCTCGGCATAACGCGCCAGTCCCTGCTGGCAGGCCGGGCAGGAAGTCAGCAACTTGACCTCGCCGGCGGCGACGCGGTCTTCCCCGGTCAACGCGGCGATACCTTTGTGCAGTTCCTCCTGCTTGCGGAAACGCACCTGGGTGGCGATGTCCGGGCGCGCGACGGCGAAGGATCCCGCCTCACCGCAGCAACGATCCGACAAGGCCGCGGGCTGACCCAGCAGGCGAGCGGTCACCTGCAGCGGATCATAGCTCTTCATCGGGCTGTGGCAGGGGTCGTGATAGAGGTATTGCACGCCCTTGACCCCCTCCAGTCGCACGCCTTTCTCCATCAGGTATTCGTGGATGTCGAGCAGACGGCACCCCGGAAAGATCTTCTCGAACTCGTACTTGAGCAGCTGGTCCATGCAGGTCCCGCAGGAGACGATCACCGTCTTGATGTCGAGGTAATTCAGCGTATTGGCGATGCGGTGGAACAATACCCGGTTGTCGGTGGTGATGCGGCGCCCGCGCGCCTCGTCGCCGCTCGAAAGCTGGGGATAGCCGCAGCACAGATAGCCCGGCGGCAACAGCGTCTGCGCCCCGACCTCGTACAGCATGGCCAGCGTCGCGAGCCCGATCTGGCTGAACAGGCGCTCCGAACCGCAACCGGGGAAATAGAACACCGCATCGGACTGCTCGTTCACCCGCGCCGGGTCGCGTACGATGGGGATGACCTTGTCGTCCTCCAGACCGAGCAGCGCGCGCGTGGTCTTCGCGGGCAGGCCGCCCGGCAGCGGTTTCTTGACGAAATGGACGATCTGGGCCGGGATCTTCACCGCGCCGGTGGTCGCCGCCGGCCGCGCCGGCGGGCCCGGCGGCGTGAACGTCTTCATCAGCCTGTGCGCCAGCCGCTGGGCGCGGTAACCCCACTCGATCATGCCCTTGCGCATCAGCTTGACGGTGGCCGGGTCGGTCACATTCAGGAAGGCCATGGACAATCGCGTGCCGAAGTTGGAGCGCCGGCCGGCGCGCTCGCGCAGGATGTTGCGCATGCGGATGGTGACATCCCCGAAGTCGATATCGACCGGGCAGGGGGACAGACAGCGATGACAGACCGTGCAGTGGTCCGCGACGTCGCTCATCTCGTCGAAATGGCGGATCGATATACCGCGCCGGGTCTGCTCCTCATAGAGGAAGGCCTCGATGATCAGGCCGGTGGCGAGGATCTTGTTGCGCGGCGAATAGAGCAGGTTCGCGCGCGGGACATGCGTCGTGCAGACCGGCTTGCACTTGCCACAGCGCAGGCAATGACGGATGTCATCGTTGAGGGCGCCGAGCTCACTGTCCTCCAGGATCAGGGCCTCCTGCTGCACCAGGCGCAACGACGGCGTGTAGGCGTTGGCCAAACCGGCCCCGGGCATCAGTTTGCCGCGGTTGAAATGCTCGTGCGGATCGACGCGCCGCTTGTAATCGACGAATTCCGCCAGCGTGGCCGGCTCCAGATAGCGCAGCTTGGTGATGCCGATCCCGTGCTCACCGGAGATCACGCCGCCGAGCGCGCCAGCCAGCGCCATGACCCGGTCCACGATGCGGTCGGCCTCCTGCAGCATCGCGTAATCGTTGGAATTGACCGGAATGTTGGTGTGTATATTGCCGTCGCCGGCGTGCATGTGCAGGGCGACGAACAAACGGCCCGAGCGGATCGTCGCATGGATCTCATCGATGCGCTTGTGCACCGGCTCGAACCCGCGCCCGCCGAAAATCTCCTTGAGCGGCCGTTCGACCTCGGAGCGGAAGGAAATGCGCAGATCGCGCCGCAGCAGGAGATCGAGGACACGATCGCCCGGGCGGGCGGCCGCGCGCGCCGCCTCGTCGAGCAACCCGGCGTGGGCGGAGACGTCCGCGTCGAGGCGCTCGAGCAGCTGGGACCAGCGCCGCTCGACCTGTTCCAGCAGCGCGCGGGCGGCGTCACGCTTGGAGGCCACGATGGCGTCGTCCTCGCGGCTGCGTTCCGCCTCCTCGCCCAGGCGTAGGGCGGGAAAATCCTCCGCGAGAAAGCGCGCGAGCGCCTGCACGATACGCAGCTTGTTGCCGACCGACTGCTCGATGTTGATGCGCTCCACCCCGGCGGTGTACTCGGCGAGGCGGTCGAGCGGGATCACCACGTCCTCGTTGATCTTGAAGGCGTTGGTATGCGCGGCGATGGCGGCGGTACGCGCGCGGTCCTCCCAGAACCGCCGGCGCGCCTCGGGACTGACGGCGATGAAACCCTCGCCGTCGCGCTGATTGGCGAGCCGCACGATGCCCGAGGCGGCCTCGGCGACGGCGCGTTCCTCGTCGCCGGCGAGATCGATCAGCAGGATCATCTTGGGCAGCTCGCGCCGCGGCGCCTTGGTGCTGTACTTGACCGCGCGCAGATAGCGCTCGTCGAGGTGCTCGATGCCGGACAACAGCACGCCCGGCATGCGCTCGACGTGGGCCTTGATATCGACGATGGCGCGCACCGCCGGTCCGATGTCGCTGCCGAAGAACTCCAGACACAGGGTGCGCAGGTGCTTCGGCATGCGGTGCAGGATGAATACGGCCGAGGTGATCAGGCCGTCGCAGCCTTCCTTCTGCACGCCCGGCAGACCGCCCAGGAACTTGTTCGTCACGTCCTTGCCCAGGCCCTGCTTGCGGAACAGCCGGCCCGGCATGCGCAGGGTCTCGGGCTCGCCGTACGGCGTCTTGCCGTCGGCCTCGAAACGCCGCAGGCGGAACTCCACCGTCTCCTGATCGTGGATCTTGCCGAGATTGTGGCTGATGCGCTCGACCTCGAGCCAGCGCGCGTCGGGGGTCACCATGCGCCACGACACCAGGTTGTCGACCGCCGTCCCCCACAGCACCGCCTTCTTGCCGCCCGCGTTCATGGCGATGTTGCCGCCGATCGTGGAGGCGTCCTGCGAGGTGGGATCCACGGCGAATACCAGCCCGCAGGCGTCCGCCCGCTCCATCACGCGTTTGGTGACGACGCCGGCCTCCGCGCGCACCGTCGGCACCTGGGCGGAAACCCCCGGCAGGGTCCGGAATTCGACCTCGCCCAGTCCCTCGAGCTTCTCGGTGTTGATGACCGCGGTGTCTTCATACAGGGGCACGGCGCTGCCGGTATAGCCGGTGCCACCGCCGCGCGGGATCAGGGTCAGGCCGAGCTCGATGCAGGCTTCGACCACGCCCTGTACCTCCGCCTCGGTATCGGGACTGATCACGACGAAGGGGAACTCGACGCGCCAGTCGGTGGCGTCGGTGACATGGGCGATGCGGGCATAGCCGCTGAAATCGATGTTGTCGCGGCGTGTGACCCGGCTCAGCCGCCTGAGCGCCTTTTTACGCCGCTCGCGCTGTCGCGACAGACCGTCGGCGAAGCGGTTCACCGCGGCGCGTGCGGAGGTGCACAAGGATGCGGCGAGATCGTTCCCCTCGATGCGCTGGTCGACCTGGTCCAGGCGGTGATACAGCGCCTGGACCAGCGACTCGCGCCGCCCGGGATTCTCCAGCAGGTCGTCCTGGATATACGGATTGCGGGTCACCACCCACATGTCGCCGAGCACCTCGAACAGCATGCGGGCGGAATGCCCCGTGCGGCGGGAGGCGCGCAGACTGTTGATCACCTCCCACATCTCGCTCCCCAGGAAGCGCGCAACGATCTCCTGGTCCGAAAATGAG
Coding sequences within:
- the rpiA gene encoding ribose-5-phosphate isomerase RpiA, translated to MTRDEQKKQAAEAALDYVEAGAVVGVGTGSTANFFIDALARIKHRIEGTVASSEASATRLKGHGIPVFDLNSVGDLPVYVDGADESNQYLQLIKGGGGALTREKIVAAASRKFVCVADDSKLVDVLGKFPLPIEVIPMARSYVAREIVKLGGRPVLRDKFVTDNGNVILDVHGLQILDAGKLEGELNNLTGVVTNGLFARRPADVLLLGTPAGVRTLN
- the ilvA gene encoding threonine ammonia-lyase, biosynthetic translates to MPKDYLTRILKARVYDVARETPLDPMPSLSKRTNNSVLLKREDLQPVFSFKLRGAYNKLSKLAAGGHAGGVIAASAGNHAQGVALAANRLGMKALIVMPATTPGIKVDAVRAFGARIVLHGDTYDEACAHAYDLAAAQGLTFIHPYDDVDVIAGQGTVALEILRHDPERIHAIFVPVGGGGLIAGVAACVKTLYPRIRVIGVEPEDAPSMHHALAQGRRVRLPQVGIFADGVAVRQVGKEPFRIARKCVDEILLVSTDEICAAIKDIFDDTRSIAEPAGALAVAGLKKYVEREALSSQCLVAIDSGANINFDRLRHVSERADVGERREALLAVTIPEQPGSFLNFCRVIGRRNITEFNYRYADAGQAHVFAGIEVARGGEGRETIIRLLRDRGYPVTDMTDNEMAKLHVRYMVGGRAQGLRDEVLYRFEFPERPGALLEFLSCIGRRWNISLFHYRNHGAAYGRVLVGVQVPARDKSELQSFLDNLGYEYWEESANPVYKLFLQGY
- a CDS encoding DUF2905 domain-containing protein, producing MARLLITLGIVLVVLGVAWPWLQKSGLGRLPGDLAVERENFRFYFPLTTSIIVSLLLSLLFWLWRGK
- a CDS encoding DUF3683 domain-containing protein, with amino-acid sequence MSARLREIPYNYTSFSDQEIVARFLGSEMWEVINSLRASRRTGHSARMLFEVLGDMWVVTRNPYIQDDLLENPGRRESLVQALYHRLDQVDQRIEGNDLAASLCTSARAAVNRFADGLSRQRERRKKALRRLSRVTRRDNIDFSGYARIAHVTDATDWRVEFPFVVISPDTEAEVQGVVEACIELGLTLIPRGGGTGYTGSAVPLYEDTAVINTEKLEGLGEVEFRTLPGVSAQVPTVRAEAGVVTKRVMERADACGLVFAVDPTSQDASTIGGNIAMNAGGKKAVLWGTAVDNLVSWRMVTPDARWLEVERISHNLGKIHDQETVEFRLRRFEADGKTPYGEPETLRMPGRLFRKQGLGKDVTNKFLGGLPGVQKEGCDGLITSAVFILHRMPKHLRTLCLEFFGSDIGPAVRAIVDIKAHVERMPGVLLSGIEHLDERYLRAVKYSTKAPRRELPKMILLIDLAGDEERAVAEAASGIVRLANQRDGEGFIAVSPEARRRFWEDRARTAAIAAHTNAFKINEDVVIPLDRLAEYTAGVERINIEQSVGNKLRIVQALARFLAEDFPALRLGEEAERSREDDAIVASKRDAARALLEQVERRWSQLLERLDADVSAHAGLLDEAARAAARPGDRVLDLLLRRDLRISFRSEVERPLKEIFGGRGFEPVHKRIDEIHATIRSGRLFVALHMHAGDGNIHTNIPVNSNDYAMLQEADRIVDRVMALAGALGGVISGEHGIGITKLRYLEPATLAEFVDYKRRVDPHEHFNRGKLMPGAGLANAYTPSLRLVQQEALILEDSELGALNDDIRHCLRCGKCKPVCTTHVPRANLLYSPRNKILATGLIIEAFLYEEQTRRGISIRHFDEMSDVADHCTVCHRCLSPCPVDIDFGDVTIRMRNILRERAGRRSNFGTRLSMAFLNVTDPATVKLMRKGMIEWGYRAQRLAHRLMKTFTPPGPPARPAATTGAVKIPAQIVHFVKKPLPGGLPAKTTRALLGLEDDKVIPIVRDPARVNEQSDAVFYFPGCGSERLFSQIGLATLAMLYEVGAQTLLPPGYLCCGYPQLSSGDEARGRRITTDNRVLFHRIANTLNYLDIKTVIVSCGTCMDQLLKYEFEKIFPGCRLLDIHEYLMEKGVRLEGVKGVQYLYHDPCHSPMKSYDPLQVTARLLGQPAALSDRCCGEAGSFAVARPDIATQVRFRKQEELHKGIAALTGEDRVAAGEVKLLTSCPACQQGLARYAEDTGLDTDYIVVELARHLLGEGWQQAFIEKARSGGIERVLL
- a CDS encoding EVE domain-containing protein, whose translation is MSYWLLKSEPDVFSIADLARRPGRTEHWDGVRNFQARNYLRDGMRCGDLAFFYHSSCAVPGIAGIVEIVRAGYPDFTALDPGHPHHDPASTPDKPRWYMVDVRLQRSFKHVISLQKLKACPALAGMRLLARGNRLSVMPVTAAEWSAILALE